In Dermacentor variabilis isolate Ectoservices chromosome 1, ASM5094787v1, whole genome shotgun sequence, the genomic stretch gttttgcttttatgatgatgatgctgtgtggtgttttgtggcgcaagggcgaggtttggccaaagagcgccatgacaagtggtaatgttaacgatgtattatggaagatgtgacttggctgtaaagtggcctaaaaatagtcgctgtaaagtgcgtaaaatctacgtgctataaaattatggcgatgactaatgacgactactatgaacattaaaatccatcgtaaaggaatgatgcattgtttaaaatatgcgagatgttaaattgcttacagcactactgcctcgccagagcccttgaaccacaagggcctagaggcatgtgctattcaaaataattatcgcagcggcatcctctgaagagaggaagcgctacgaacgtgtggggctaataatatgcaacacaacatctttcaaaaacctaggacggcgttggtgtcaaagagtggttctgggccaagtaacataacaggatgaagggggatgtggtgccggtatgctaagagaaaatgtttttttctttcggattcggcttcccgacactccagcaggacgtggaggacggtcagcctctccccgcatctaccacaggttggaggctcgtttcccgtgtgtaagaagttatgtgtgccaaaagtgtgtcctattcttagacggcagaataggacattgtgctttattacatgcagttgcttctaagagaacaggccgccgcagttcaaaggaacgcgtagcgagcgctctacttgtTCACTCGGatttgctccaccgcgcgcgcgcgctcaagatcgcggaacaacacagcaccggagaaaggtgatccgtacAGCGAGCTGCACCGCCGCCGCGAAGGCCAGCCAACGGAGATcgtatgtcagccatctcgcgtcgctacgaaaacacgacagtcgttcgtcatgccttggatataacagcaaatcctccacggtaagtgaattctaacttaggtgcacattctccgtatatgtcatgctatcgccaggaagtcgtcgctgcgcttagccgacgcgattgacaaaggactaggcatacgcgctgtgtctctccctgtcaatcgaaaaagccagtcgtcgcgataactgcgtgTGATTTTATCAcgttgccgttgtccgtaagagctttaaagatcgcaaacgctgccagaactatggtatgttcaataagacgccaggcgagaggacgcttaaaatggttcgttcaccatcccgtgattccgagcctatgcggagcgtgattagcgtgcgttttgtgtgtttgaatttattcagtttagcagtctactgtgtacggaacgctgttgaactaaggaatcgcataacagaaggcgtcattttgctggcagcatgctttttttataaataaaccgcgcgcttgacggtgtctcgcgcagggggaatctgcgaccactgaagttacgtgcagcaccagtgctagttagaaactttgccgcaggcattcagctgcatgctgcaagaggtcagttgggcgcgttatcttgaacttactggaaacgcatgaggaatccatgttttatgctgaaaagagtatgaaccccatataagcgatcttgcgcgcggcagctacaagcgacgcgatggagatggctgtcgctttcgctcgtcgcctacaagtcgtactccgtgcgagcgacgatattgagcgacgcctccccggtgttgccggcatgagggctgcaatgacgcgtgacgcgtgctttagtaatttacgttgatgtattttactaaaaaagtagcataaaatatttccggaggtcttgccgttggttcttatccttgcacgtataaaaattgaatcatttgctcgttccgcgctacaatcggtagtatttgagcgatgtacatctaGTTCCGGCTTcgtgctattggctagtcgctcatagcactttcaTAGCACTTTCGCTCATAGCgatgatttctagatttccagaaccgagccatctgttcaagcgacggcccgttttgtcgctcgtcgccgtcgcgcactaaatcgctctcacagtgtttatccctaagactgaactgtttttgctcatgtattgaaatggtgtgattataggtaggtctggttttgtctcctgttgcggttttcgtgcatggtgcgaaactgaaaggatgcttatgcctacgaactcggtgaattgtcgagcagctagttatgcatcggcatcgaatataacggctgctgtgtggaattacaattgcaagggcgctttgcatacgcttattgttgtggacatgcctgtgcatttgctaatatgagttggcgtgtcagggTTATGTCATATGAATAGCTAAATCAGCCCTCCtttgggggttacaagcgtaatgtgtgcattttgctattgcatggcagatcaaaatgtgtttatcgcttgaatatttttagtagagaaataaaatatcaaaacaaaatgttgctttaattccgtgttaccagtctgtcgtacacagaacaataggttggtgtaataaaccaataactgcggtttaactgcaacatTTACATgtcttcaagaatctaaaatgctagatttcaaagtgcagcagtagtcgggtctgtcaaaaatgaactccattgtgcacctcatacatgaaaataagttcatgtcTTTTAGTAaacttagatgcaggccgcagtgaactttcttgttagtattgaaatgtgggtaagcttgccataacaagcctcgttgcccttttttataggcacatccatatatccattgaactgaaggacaatattttcatccctactgagcatcatgtttgcagctataatcctcaaattatggcttcagcagtggcacaaccagggatggtgcggggggcacactgggcacgtgcttaggatgtgtcacaaatGGTGTTTGCAATACACCAggctcatgacagacctatgatgtttgaaaatgaccaatattctattcattagcaggagtattctaacattcgtgccgaacgaggatgaactgtccgttatttcttttttgtgtaaatctaaaattgaagttaatttagcagttgactgttgcagtcatttggatgttttgcatgcatttcactaaaaagactaagagctaagactttcttttattgccatggccttgactgtcttgatgttgttttgcgccatgcccttgtgttgacttttgcatatgatatttttcaggcacccgctttatataactcAAGAaagcagctgcaaggacacgaggatgtgaaagagccagtgcagcgcgacttcacgtagtgcagaagAGCCAATGCcgaaaaatcaaaatacattgccatgcaatttggacaagaaacctagtatgtgggtatattgggtgtgccatttgaccaaatgtaaccaaaatcaagatacagtatgttacaccaagatgaaaattctcacgtgctccaggcagtcatcttaacgtggtatatttatgtaatgtctccgattggaaagtcaaatcaagtatgttctctggagacaaacacatagcagcaagtgtcatcgaaaagttagaaatgtgttttaaaaaagctgattagttctgagaagtgactgctttttgtcttgcctctcaacagatacatccatgtgataaaaaaatagtggtacaatgaaattgcatatttgcttagtgacatgatacatacttgcaatgagcacggtgcctgtgtttactataaaaagcaacagcccatgcttggttaggttaggcccactacaacatgcaggcatgggtgattggcgcttttttttatttctgtgtcgtaaggtttattgacgtgcgtataagTGCAATTGCACGCAGTATGGGTagtacaaaaaaagggggggggggcagatatatgtagctcactgtacacgacacagggcaaaggaaatccgtgttcagcaaccatgttaaatgccatgtacgtaaatgttacaacgctactcattcgaagcgcgcacaggtgcatactgaagaaaagttttccagggtacataatttagtgcgtaatttacactaattttgctctaaccacaagacataataatttgaatatactgcacggaaaaacctagagcaaattgaattgtgtcagcttcgtgtgtatacatatagtctttcctatgcattaggttttttgcgtaatgcattaccagttgacagcctatcttatgtgtactctgtttacattacagttgtttattagtttactcatttgttttgcaacttatgaaatgccggtgtatatatattttcaacatatgacataaccctgtatgttttgtagggacaacccaggacgtgcatttctcagcacccagtcaactgccagaagtgactcgaacacaggccaccagtaagtagacatcagttgcaatttcacattatgcagttggctgctgcctcgtactgaggctttttttttaatcagatggtggtgtcgttctaatgtacattttgacaacaaaggtgcgatcatgtctcacagaggcatatgtggttgctattctctgcgagggacgtgttctcgtgttcgtgaagcatttgtgtttggcagtattgttgcccaatgagtcagatataaacactgtaactcgccactgctgggaagtagttgcgagaaacacaatatattatgacgctgtaaagttatttcattaattcgaaggaaaattttgcagcaggaaaaagattgctcttccaggtaaacatgtctttttctcacaagttatttaaccgaaccgtggatgcgtgaaattcatgacttatgaatagattttaattcatcctttagtaatgcttctaaaaaagactagaaatagcatgtgactacctctccaatcagcagatcatacacttactgtcataagtggtagttccatgcagtctcgcactctatataacctttcctttcagcagcattggaactggcggctgcgttttcagaaggaggagtgcacttggcactgtatatgtatgtgtgaattcggttttctttgtatgtgtcggctcactgacacaaacagtgtaaaaatcagttgtaccatgaggctgatgacgccttctgctgctagaaatgcggcacttcatattttatagtactgcatgacatttaaatcaaagctagcacataagatgatcaagaaaactaaccgctgttatagctgttttcctcaaagaaagcttgtcctttatggaatgtgttaatctgagctctccaccaatgtttcagtagtattatcccttagtgagtgagagattgggggcaattaatcgtgttagtctttaagtggtgtcctaattatgtgtatttgttccaacaaagttgtctagattactttattgtgtagtgtaaagcttatgaaaccatcagcaactagtgagttgctaacatgcatatgcatttgtcactatacaggtggcactctgctgtaccactgcagtgctgcggaaattgccagcaccagcggctttgcaacagctgtttcacagcatgtcggtatgtgctaatctATAGTTTTGTTGGGATGAGTTAGTATTAtagaccactgctactctgtattgtgacagatccatatgataagtgatgtaatgggcacagcaaaaacatgtgaatgttttactatgctacacaaaaaggctctccttttcgtcactggagcaggggagaagagcatgcaggcactcctgaatgtacatatatttcaaaacatgagagagacatatatatatatatatatatatatatatatacacacacacacacacacacacaataggcagggacattccatctttcattttgaattgacttgtacagcgcaaaaatacaacacagaccacagagaagcccgcatgttaacaggtatgatacacacaataattcaacagatttgatacttcaggtgtgctattttatgcaagggggaagggaaaggggataaaaccagaaaaaagagtggagtggaaaataaaggaatcgtgccaaaaagcatgagaaacattgtgcagccaggatcgccagcaggacatctaaaaagcactgataaaattacatacagggcaaccttacgtattgtttgtttcaatcaactcagatcacatgcagccattactgcaatcaagttgtttccttatgtcatgagGGAATGATGCGGGcacaaaaaactgtttagagctgaaggattatgttccatgcttgcctcattacctgctttttatcatattattatcagctgcttatattagggacaaaaagtaagagtacgagctttttcctaattcgccattccacacagcatgcctttgtgactatatgtacatgcagatgatccatagatgaaaaatattcagtacagtagaatctcattacaagatacacttggttgtaagagacatctgaaaatggtttggttggtttgccacattaacaacactgtacacaagagtcacctttgttactaacgactttttaagtattcactacttcgaagggacacaacccagacacattcacttcatgcaccttgtgtgctccgaagggtgtaaagatcacgcaatcctcacacaggTCAAGTGCGCATGTCTCtttagcatgaactagaaaaggagggcaacgaggacagtgcagggcagaaagtgtcgacagttgaagctgacgagcgtctaagagcacctcaaaggcactgcgagcaacaaggcttgcaaagtgaagtgtttaacttccagaagttagggaggaagctaacacaatctacagtcactaaaaagctgtgaatgtcttctttaaagggcccctaaaccaccgaggttgaaatttagttgcggtgttgcagttgtacatgttaaggcaacgaacacgtagccacgagaatttttcaaaACGGTCCAGTAATTGTGGAGCTACGTGTTTGATTATCTaaaagtagtccccgctcattttactctttcatctggtacacgccatctggacagtatcgtcttttcctcgcctagtacacctccaaatgttacgggacaggccatcaccaacgagctctgttgctgccgcgcaggcCCGTCATCcggcgaggggtggcgctaatgaccttgccaatacaatggaactgtatggtgactctagttaaacagcctcatagggagacccttctgttggcgtttctgttctttgcccccattggctgcccacaatggcatcgcgagcaacgcgacgaggaagaaggagtgtgtatttgcttgcaggccttgccggcagtcgcacactttcgttcgaccaatcggaaactggtgacatcatcagagacagcctggtgatgtcaggacaaactgcggggtgcaggataggtccagagaggcgcaggGGGTCGTTTTcgtcatattgtggtgctcccacagtgctacgcactgtggcgtttggcgtcgtcaattgtgacggcattctgattttgatgcgcatgtttacttgaaatgttcaaaaaatgtcaagaagtggtttaggggccctttaagccaccctgagcaattatttcgtcagatatatctaaacatactttagtgatgatgcataataaggtgatctagtctggctcctcagtgttttaaaatttttggtttcgagagacatgtttcccgtgcctcttgagtatctcttctaatgaggcttaactgtaatgtacgcacacaattgtgtaactcctcctgcaagtattattccttaagcctggtcactgatgtgcaaagcttgtggttaagttttgatgtccgtactttttagagctatgtttattaattcaggctgttcttattggttcttcaatgcaggagacaatgcctacgaaattattggccctgatgacgagagccctcaaggggcaaacgacatctctgttgcagaagtgagcccgataccacctgaagttaccatgacaggtggcacggcagcaatagatacagagacggccatgtctactgcagctgcaacagtgtacgaggcaagcagcagtgtgtcagcgtcagcagcagtgtcagaaggaaccgcaccaggcctagtagagcaacatgtgtgctatcactgtgactttttttgtagtgcatacaactcatttgctcaacatacaaaagcttttcaccacgactgtgagccagtgttcttgtgcagcaagtgcaagactaagttaggtgttataacacagtacaagcatcactttaaaatatgcaaacatattacagttgttgcctccccagccagcccacatagcgacaacaacgtggaacacatggtgggacacacctcttccccattagaagatagtaaagactgtcagtgttgttgctagattaactggtctttgtaggcaaccagaaggacaacacaggtgtcataagattgttgtttatgttgttgttgaagaggtaaaaaagaagtttgatgaagctgaagtgccaactgatattgagcaaatcaaaaacaaccacctgagaaagcaacactatcgaaatttgggtacctatgtgccgccaactctggtaaagatggcataggacagaagtgtaatgaaaatcacacagacactgctgttccagcactggtcacagtgagcactgacttgtagggcaagagagtcaactgaaacgaacattatggcatagtgtcatgctcccatgtgaccactttccatgttatttgttattttgcatgatacagctcaacctccagaaacgagactgcaacttgtctgtaaaaagctttcacaaaaaattattcacgacactattaacacagcagtatcttctttttttgtgggttcgaggttcccgggtgtccattaatgcaaaaattgcggaaaaaaagaacacgtgtcgtacttacacctttttaacaagtacgagggggacagaacttttctattcatgcatcttcatcatactgtcaagtttttaaatgccttttataattattattaccagttatatctgagtgcattgtatgcatttagcaggtgtaaaatcaggtcagttggatcagatgccttatctgcaagagagccctacATTCaaaaaatttgaattaaaataggtacgttacaaatgcagtctttcagcactttattgctagttgttttaagcattgctcaatacttttgtggatggcagtttcaaccggcacagcactgcgctttgtcacggtcacgtgtcttcaaagcggtgtttaccatttgtgttgatctgtttgtgtattcatagagcaagtttttaacttattttttccgcattcttgtgcttgcactaagcttgtataagacagttacaaaatgggcgtcactataacgaacttttctgttgagcttacacttgcaaataatagtgttcagatggccgcacttccatgtaggtgcaccgatagctttgggtatgttctcatgtttgtataaatcttatataagctagttacaaatTGTATGTcgctaagcattgtgatattctttaaagaactgcttggttggttgtacacttgtgaattagtattgaggcagtggtatttccatgtaggcgcactgctagctttctgtgcgctcacgtgtttgtattaggcttttacaagggagttacagcatgtacgtcactaagcgctgtgatatttttaaagaactgctttgttggttttacacctgtgagtaatagtactcgggtggcactagtcatgtgtaggtacacagggaccatttgtatacagtatgctcatgtaaagcagttacaaagtgtatgtcactaatcactgtgatatttgttgaagaattgctgtgatggttttacacatgtgaataatagtggtcaggacacagtacttgcgatgtatagttgaatttatacagtgccaagacatgggctgtataggtaccaaaagaaatgtatgtcattatattgttgtgattattactgtttggattttattaaactctgataacattttttcttgtatctattgaggtatggcaatttgtcatgcaaccaaactgaggacctgaacttgtgcatacaaataaacagctaatttaagagtatactgctcaaattctgcgaaaccagtttaacaaatcttgtactacaatgctggaaaaatgacagagctgacagggatgtacagaaagtgttctgcactggctgaaggactgccccacactggagttggtaatgttgcgtttattggagtagaacagtaagtgcacttctattaaaaatgggACAGtaaatgcagaaacataaggcagacgagcagatgtggcacatttttttcagggccctccatgcctactactgcatttctagtctttctgtgctcttcgtataagcccctgttcagtcaaggtttttactccatgacagttgttctactgggttcgtagcaatatttaagaaaaaaatgcaatggttttcaagaactttcgaggccccgacacagtaacttcaaggacctcgtgcgatttttttagtagtttggacaggcaataacctgttcaacaacatcgttaactttaatgcaaacaaaagaaaacaaaacaaaccgcatttcactgatttcaaacatttgaaaaacTGCTAATTTGCATTTcacactaaacgcacacaaggaagcatttcaaaaaagcgctcaaagtttttctgcaatagcacaattaactacttggacctgcaacatttgcagtttttgaatactgtctggtttgacagtgtatgtgatgtcatctgttgcctcagcttttcaccaccaaataagcaagtcgtttgtaatttccttttattgtgtctgtagctctcgatttactcatcactgcttttctttgcctcaactgttgagcttcctgcttctgctcctccaagtacatttgtcgccggttccgtgtgcctaaaactggtatctgcagctcctttgtaatttcaactttaaggatgtcgctttctttctattacctccacagacaattctctgtgacatgcgaagagtgtcacagaagggaaaaaaaaacgcttggcaatgtctgctaagtctagccaagtgtaca encodes the following:
- the LOC142576455 gene encoding uncharacterized protein LOC142576455 → MTGGTAAIDTETAMSTAAATVYEASSSVSASAAVSEGTAPGLVEQHVCYHCDFFCSAYNSFAQHTKAFHHDCEPVFLCSKCKTKLGVITQYKHHFKICKHITVVASPASPHSDNNVEHMVGHTSSPLEDSKDCQCCC